From candidate division WOR-3 bacterium, the proteins below share one genomic window:
- a CDS encoding DUF512 domain-containing protein, which produces MVKVIASRDKRIPQGARLTTINGHKIEDFLEFQFYNDSDTTRHIVLEYNSTRKKVTYRRCQEIPVTLDTPRYRVCTNNCHFCFIKGLPGSLRKELYFKDDDYRLSFVFGNFLSLTNIKRSDISRIARLKLSPLYVSVHTTDPELRARLFKNERAAMITEQLKALGSHGVKLHCQIVVIPGITDGRSLLKTIAELWQLYPAVASIGIVPVGKTKYMKGIPLVSKKESRSILKIVNMLHQYFRGITHRGLVYLADEFYLKAGYPIPEREYYDDYPQYENGIGMVRSFLEEMKGIRRLKKSKGRHLILTGVSAYPYLERLKTRLAPGIRIEINPVTNRFLGKTVTVSGLLCAGDINRHISAHGSKFDRIILPPNCVNDKGQFLDGKTITDKRAFISPKSLKELISCL; this is translated from the coding sequence ATGGTCAAGGTTATCGCAAGCCGAGATAAGAGAATCCCTCAAGGCGCAAGACTAACAACGATTAATGGCCATAAAATTGAAGACTTCCTCGAATTCCAGTTCTACAATGACTCCGATACGACCCGTCACATCGTGTTGGAGTACAATAGCACTCGAAAGAAGGTAACATACAGGCGGTGTCAGGAAATACCAGTTACGCTTGATACGCCACGCTACAGAGTGTGCACGAACAATTGCCATTTCTGTTTCATCAAGGGTCTGCCAGGATCTTTAAGAAAGGAACTCTACTTTAAGGACGATGACTACCGGCTTTCTTTCGTGTTCGGTAATTTCCTGAGCCTGACCAATATCAAACGCTCGGATATCTCAAGAATCGCTCGACTCAAACTTTCTCCACTCTATGTATCAGTGCATACTACAGACCCAGAATTGCGTGCCAGGCTCTTCAAGAATGAGAGAGCAGCCATGATCACGGAGCAATTGAAAGCACTTGGGAGTCATGGTGTGAAATTGCACTGCCAGATCGTAGTAATCCCTGGAATTACCGATGGAAGAAGTCTTCTCAAAACCATAGCTGAACTGTGGCAATTGTATCCGGCGGTCGCTTCGATCGGAATTGTACCGGTAGGAAAAACCAAATACATGAAAGGAATTCCACTTGTTTCGAAAAAAGAGAGCCGGTCGATCTTGAAAATTGTAAATATGTTACACCAGTATTTCCGGGGAATCACCCATCGCGGACTTGTGTACCTGGCAGACGAGTTTTACCTGAAGGCAGGTTATCCGATACCAGAAAGAGAATACTATGATGACTACCCTCAATACGAGAATGGAATCGGCATGGTCAGATCTTTCCTCGAAGAAATGAAGGGGATCAGAAGGCTCAAGAAATCGAAGGGCAGACATCTGATCCTGACCGGTGTCTCCGCCTATCCATATCTGGAGCGACTCAAAACTCGACTGGCCCCTGGCATCCGCATAGAAATCAACCCTGTCACAAACAGATTTCTCGGAAAAACCGTAACCGTTTCTGGACTGCTGTGTGCGGGTGATATAAACCGGCATATATCGGCTCATGGAAGTAAATTTGATCGCATAATCCTACCCCCAAATTGCGTAAACGACAAAGGTCAGTTTCTGGACGGCAAAACAATCACTGATAAACGCGCTTTCATATCTCCGAAGAGCCTGAAGGAGTTGATCTCGTGCCTATAA
- the der gene encoding ribosome biogenesis GTPase Der: protein MPIIAIVGRKNVGKSTIFNRLTGMRYSIVYKEPGVTRDRVYGEVQWCGRSFGLIDTGGFFPDEDFPLATSIQNQIETALEEADIIYFVVDGRSGLKPIDEEISSELRKVNKPIFLLVNKIDDRKIKHNAAEFYRLGHKKMFVVSAEGGIGFGDVLEATLKQLPAPPISKKTSCVRLLIMGRPNSGKSTLLNAFLRKERAIVDVKPGTTRDPVNARITFNGNDVEIIDTAGIRKRSRIKEPIEFYSVMRAINMIEQTDITILIFDTTTGIVDQDQRIAELVLSKAKGLIIAPNKIDLIEPNEQRKIIPSTIRSMPYLDFVPVIPISAKTRANVPALMQKVMDMYEESNKIAEQGTLDDITKVLKPPPRGEIFMLRQVGHRPPVFQVTLSSPAKESYIKYLRHVIRNYLGFAGIPVLIRTKIRKKYRRR, encoded by the coding sequence GTGCCTATAATAGCAATAGTCGGACGGAAGAATGTAGGGAAATCCACGATTTTCAACCGGTTAACCGGCATGCGGTACAGTATCGTTTACAAGGAGCCGGGTGTCACCCGGGACCGTGTCTACGGCGAAGTTCAGTGGTGTGGCCGTTCGTTTGGGCTGATCGACACAGGCGGTTTCTTCCCCGATGAAGATTTTCCTCTCGCCACGAGCATACAAAATCAAATCGAAACTGCCCTTGAGGAAGCGGACATCATTTACTTCGTCGTTGACGGACGAAGTGGACTCAAGCCGATAGACGAAGAGATCAGCAGTGAATTAAGAAAAGTAAACAAACCGATCTTCCTTCTGGTCAATAAGATCGACGACAGGAAAATCAAACACAACGCCGCTGAATTCTACAGGCTAGGCCACAAGAAAATGTTCGTAGTGTCAGCCGAAGGAGGGATCGGGTTCGGAGACGTGCTGGAAGCCACCTTGAAACAGCTTCCTGCACCGCCAATATCAAAAAAGACGTCTTGCGTCAGGTTATTGATCATGGGAAGACCGAATTCCGGTAAATCGACCTTGCTCAACGCATTTCTGAGAAAAGAAAGAGCAATTGTCGATGTCAAACCGGGCACGACCAGAGATCCGGTCAATGCAAGAATTACCTTTAATGGAAATGACGTGGAAATAATCGACACAGCAGGCATCAGAAAACGCTCACGCATCAAAGAACCAATCGAATTCTATTCGGTAATGCGTGCTATCAATATGATCGAGCAAACTGATATCACGATTTTGATCTTCGACACTACGACAGGCATCGTCGATCAGGACCAAAGAATCGCGGAGCTGGTTCTCTCCAAGGCAAAAGGGTTGATAATAGCACCCAACAAAATCGATCTTATCGAACCCAATGAACAGCGGAAAATAATCCCCTCCACAATCAGGTCCATGCCCTACCTTGATTTCGTACCAGTGATCCCAATATCAGCAAAGACGCGTGCGAACGTCCCAGCGCTCATGCAAAAAGTCATGGATATGTACGAAGAAAGCAATAAAATAGCAGAACAGGGCACGCTCGACGACATTACCAAAGTGCTCAAGCCACCGCCAAGGGGCGAGATATTCATGCTCAGGCAGGTAGGTCATCGGCCGCCGGTGTTTCAGGTTACTCTCTCTTCACCAGCAAAAGAAAGTTATATAAAATACTTGAGACACGTGATAAGAAATTATCTTGGTTTTGCTGGCATACCGGTGCTCATAAGAACAAAGATCAGAAAGAAGTACAGGAGGAGATAA
- the plsY gene encoding glycerol-3-phosphate 1-O-acyltransferase PlsY translates to MVKYFLSFLIGLLFGIVPFSYMLGMLRGVDIRKTGSGNIGATNLGRNLGFPFFVLGFLLDALKGVVPVILSQSLLDTGTFAGAGAILGHIFNPFFGFRGGKGVATTIGVAVSLAAKSFGLSLGIWLLVYLTTMLVSLASLCFAVALPLFSFILHDGAVADRLLFILVAIMVFFAHRHNIERLLRGREPKTVLWRRK, encoded by the coding sequence ATGGTGAAGTATTTTCTTTCGTTCCTGATCGGTCTGCTTTTTGGTATCGTGCCCTTCTCATACATGCTCGGGATGTTGCGTGGAGTGGACATTAGAAAAACGGGCAGCGGAAACATCGGCGCCACAAATCTGGGGCGTAATCTTGGGTTCCCATTCTTCGTATTGGGATTCCTGCTCGATGCCCTAAAAGGTGTAGTACCGGTTATCCTCAGCCAGTCGCTTCTTGATACCGGTACATTTGCCGGCGCCGGCGCGATACTCGGTCATATCTTCAACCCGTTCTTCGGTTTTCGAGGCGGTAAAGGGGTCGCTACGACAATCGGAGTTGCGGTATCTCTTGCAGCAAAATCATTTGGCCTCTCGCTCGGTATCTGGCTGCTGGTCTATCTTACTACAATGCTCGTATCGCTTGCCTCCCTGTGTTTTGCTGTCGCACTACCACTTTTTTCGTTCATCCTGCACGACGGAGCAGTAGCTGACCGTTTGCTTTTTATCCTTGTCGCCATCATGGTGTTCTTCGCACATCGACATAACATCGAACGTCTCCTTCGGGGTAGAGAACCCAAGACTGTACTATGGAGGAGAAAGTGA